In the genome of Marinobacter antarcticus, one region contains:
- a CDS encoding PilW family protein, with amino-acid sequence MKRFFLLPASPGTQTGLSLIELMIALLLGTLLSVGLVQVFTSNSQSFRHNESSARSLESGRIATDILSRAIRNAGFFGCYPVNGITNNLDSSDGEYDAVLHGFDTLGVSATGAERPAAAVAGTDFINITGVSRPGAIVKLEADMTATDNIVLADAGGLAVNEMIFITNCEMGDIFEISELNAVGSNIQLKADEGAGTNGSGSPGNDLSANVPLGCTTAGSCLSAVYQRGTEIFQPYSEAYFIGNAADGGSSLFMRQASGVDIELVAGVEDMNVRFGEGTVTTGVQNWRAASAVTSWDNVLAVEVSLLVAAPNDNIMDSAQAYCFPGWEDCVADASKLTTPADRRMYRVYTFTNALRNPF; translated from the coding sequence ATGAAGCGCTTCTTCCTTCTTCCAGCTAGCCCGGGTACACAAACAGGGTTGTCGCTAATCGAGCTAATGATTGCGTTATTGCTCGGCACGCTTTTAAGCGTGGGTCTTGTCCAGGTTTTCACATCTAACAGCCAGTCGTTTCGTCATAACGAATCCTCGGCAAGATCTCTGGAATCGGGACGGATCGCAACCGACATACTGTCCCGTGCGATACGCAATGCTGGCTTTTTTGGTTGCTATCCCGTCAATGGTATTACCAACAATCTCGACAGCTCTGATGGTGAGTATGATGCAGTGCTGCATGGCTTTGATACGCTGGGAGTGTCTGCAACCGGTGCTGAACGACCTGCCGCGGCCGTTGCGGGTACAGACTTCATAAACATCACCGGGGTAAGCCGCCCCGGTGCGATCGTCAAACTCGAGGCCGATATGACGGCCACTGACAATATAGTGCTTGCCGATGCTGGCGGTCTTGCAGTGAATGAGATGATATTCATAACCAACTGTGAAATGGGCGATATTTTCGAGATTTCTGAGTTGAATGCTGTCGGCAGTAATATTCAGCTAAAAGCGGATGAAGGTGCCGGGACGAACGGCAGCGGTTCTCCAGGTAATGACCTGAGTGCGAACGTCCCCCTTGGTTGCACGACGGCCGGATCATGCTTGAGTGCAGTTTACCAGCGCGGTACAGAGATTTTTCAGCCATACAGCGAAGCCTATTTCATTGGTAATGCCGCTGATGGGGGGAGCTCCCTTTTCATGAGACAGGCCAGCGGAGTAGACATTGAGCTGGTCGCAGGTGTTGAAGATATGAACGTGCGATTTGGCGAAGGCACAGTAACTACAGGCGTACAGAACTGGCGCGCGGCCTCGGCTGTCACCAGTTGGGACAATGTGCTTGCGGTGGAGGTAAGCCTTCTGGTTGCGGCGCCGAACGACAATATTATGGACAGCGCCCAAGCTTATTGTTTTCCGGGCTGGGAAGACTGTGTTGCAGATGCAAGCAAACTGACAACGCCGGCAGACCGGCGGATGTATCGGGTATATACATTTACCAATGCTCTCAGAAATCCGTTCTAG
- the pilV gene encoding type IV pilus modification protein PilV, protein MMIKPLLSGKPQRGFTMIEVLIAVLILGIGLLGVAGVQLVSMQQTVNSTLRSEATMYAQTVAERLRSNGGVTLTAGQLSVLKTQMLANLGSGADLKVTMNGTSTVAEVEITWTERDPFAANNGLATQTLTLDARL, encoded by the coding sequence ATGATGATAAAACCCCTGTTATCCGGAAAACCTCAGCGTGGATTTACCATGATAGAGGTGCTTATTGCAGTTCTGATACTCGGAATTGGCCTGTTGGGTGTGGCGGGTGTTCAATTGGTATCCATGCAGCAAACCGTTAACTCGACGCTTCGCTCTGAAGCCACTATGTATGCCCAGACTGTTGCAGAAAGATTGCGGTCGAACGGAGGAGTAACTCTGACTGCAGGTCAGCTATCGGTGCTGAAAACGCAGATGCTGGCGAATCTTGGATCGGGGGCCGATCTCAAGGTGACCATGAACGGAACCTCAACTGTCGCTGAGGTGGAGATAACATGGACAGAGCGAGACCCCTTCGCTGCGAATAATGGCCTGGCAACCCAAACTCTTACTTTGGATGCGAGATTGTAA
- a CDS encoding GspH/FimT family pseudopilin has translation MSGKFRNGFTLIELLVLMAVLGVVAAIAVPSFSRVIESNQLTTTNNDVVGALNMARAEAVRSGAPRSLVPDTTFTNGYEIVEDDGTVISEFEGASGQFTIALTSGGNPRFGATGLLLGGGSEFNVCRASGEDGTRIRITAGGQIRSARITCP, from the coding sequence ATGTCTGGCAAGTTCAGAAATGGTTTCACGCTGATAGAGCTGCTTGTACTCATGGCAGTGTTGGGGGTTGTTGCTGCTATTGCAGTACCGAGCTTCTCCAGGGTGATAGAAAGTAATCAGCTCACTACAACCAACAACGATGTGGTAGGAGCGCTGAATATGGCGCGCGCTGAGGCCGTACGGTCAGGTGCGCCCAGGTCATTGGTGCCGGATACGACTTTTACCAATGGTTATGAGATTGTTGAAGATGATGGAACAGTGATCAGCGAATTCGAGGGCGCTTCGGGCCAATTTACGATCGCTCTGACCAGCGGCGGCAACCCAAGATTCGGTGCAACCGGCTTGTTGCTGGGTGGTGGCTCCGAGTTTAATGTCTGCAGGGCTTCTGGTGAAGATGGAACCAGGATAAGAATAACGGCTGGCGGCCAGATCAGATCGGCCCGGATCACTTGTCCATAA
- the ispH gene encoding 4-hydroxy-3-methylbut-2-enyl diphosphate reductase, protein MQIRLANPRGFCAGVDRAIEIVNRALDVFGAPIYVRHEVVHNKFVVDNLRNRGAIFVDELDEVPDDKLVIFSAHGVSQAVQSEAARRGLKVFDATCPLVTKVHLEVMRYSRDGRECVLIGHHGHPEVEGTMGQYDHSTGGDIYLVENEEDVSRLEVNDPAHVSYVTQTTLSMDDTARVIDALRERFPEIEGPRKDDICYATQNRQDAVKQLAGDCDLMLVVGSPNSSNSNRLRELAERMGTPAYLIDEASQIDPQWLDGKSFIGVTAGASAPEVLVNDVIGRLRDLGGSVPEEIAGREENIVFSMPKELRIDATNVS, encoded by the coding sequence ATGCAGATAAGATTGGCAAACCCCCGTGGCTTTTGTGCAGGCGTGGATCGCGCTATCGAGATCGTAAATCGCGCTCTGGACGTATTCGGTGCGCCGATTTACGTGCGCCACGAGGTGGTACACAACAAATTTGTTGTTGATAATCTGCGTAATCGCGGCGCCATCTTTGTGGACGAACTGGATGAGGTGCCAGACGACAAACTGGTCATCTTCAGCGCTCACGGCGTATCCCAGGCTGTGCAGAGCGAAGCTGCCCGCCGCGGTCTCAAAGTGTTCGACGCCACCTGCCCGCTGGTCACCAAAGTGCACCTGGAAGTCATGCGCTACAGCCGCGATGGCCGCGAGTGCGTGCTGATCGGGCACCACGGCCATCCGGAAGTGGAAGGCACCATGGGCCAGTACGATCACAGTACCGGCGGCGATATTTACCTGGTTGAGAATGAAGAGGACGTCTCACGCCTGGAAGTGAACGACCCGGCACATGTCTCCTATGTTACCCAGACCACGCTTTCCATGGACGACACCGCACGTGTAATCGACGCATTGCGTGAGAGATTCCCCGAGATCGAAGGCCCGCGCAAAGACGACATCTGCTACGCCACTCAGAACCGACAGGATGCGGTGAAGCAACTGGCCGGTGACTGCGACCTTATGCTGGTTGTTGGCTCACCCAACAGTTCAAACTCCAACCGTTTGCGCGAGCTGGCGGAGCGTATGGGCACCCCGGCCTACCTGATCGACGAAGCTTCCCAGATTGATCCGCAATGGCTGGACGGCAAGTCCTTCATCGGCGTTACCGCCGGCGCTTCAGCCCCGGAAGTGCTGGTCAACGACGTGATTGGCCGCCTGCGGGATCTTGGAGGCAGCGTGCCAGAGGAGATTGCCGGGCGTGAGGAGAACATTGTGTTCTCGATGCCTAAGGAATTGCGGATTGATGCTACTAATGTTTCTTGA
- the fkpB gene encoding FKBP-type peptidyl-prolyl cis-trans isomerase: MKELPIDKGTRVTLHFALKFESGEVIDSTFDKDAATLEIGDESLPENFEAYLMGMKAGDKASYQVPPEKAFGQRNPNNMQTFKRHEFSADMVLDPGVMISFADARQQELPGVVSRVEGDQVEVDFNHPLSGRTLTFDVEIIDVEPAGQTH, translated from the coding sequence ATGAAAGAACTGCCAATAGACAAAGGGACGCGCGTCACCCTGCACTTTGCGCTGAAATTCGAGAGCGGCGAAGTGATTGATTCCACCTTTGATAAAGATGCGGCGACTCTGGAAATCGGTGATGAAAGCCTGCCGGAGAACTTTGAGGCCTACCTGATGGGGATGAAGGCCGGCGACAAAGCCAGCTATCAGGTACCACCGGAAAAGGCCTTCGGTCAGCGTAATCCCAACAATATGCAGACGTTTAAACGGCACGAATTCAGTGCCGATATGGTGCTGGACCCGGGCGTGATGATCTCCTTTGCGGACGCACGCCAGCAAGAGCTGCCTGGCGTAGTGAGCCGCGTGGAAGGGGACCAGGTGGAAGTGGATTTCAATCATCCGTTGTCCGGGCGTACACTGACTTTTGACGTAGAAATTATCGACGTAGAACCGGCAGGGCAGACGCACTGA
- the lspA gene encoding signal peptidase II, which produces MDLAMTEQKTGTKLKWLWLALLVIVLDLGTKAMATAMLTYGDPVSVIPMFNLTLLHNTGAAFSFLAGAAGWQRWFFVTLALVVSVVLVGWLRNLQRHETWSAIAIVLILGGALGNVYDRVVHGYVVDFLHFYWQDWHFPAFNLADTAITIGAAMMILDMFRKPADSGPPANGSE; this is translated from the coding sequence ATGGATCTGGCAATGACTGAACAGAAAACCGGAACCAAACTGAAGTGGCTCTGGCTGGCCCTGCTGGTTATTGTGCTTGATCTGGGCACCAAGGCCATGGCTACGGCCATGCTGACCTATGGTGACCCGGTCTCGGTTATTCCCATGTTTAATCTGACGCTGCTGCACAATACCGGGGCGGCGTTCAGTTTCCTTGCGGGCGCCGCCGGCTGGCAGCGCTGGTTCTTCGTGACACTGGCGTTGGTGGTCAGTGTCGTACTCGTCGGCTGGCTGAGAAATCTGCAGCGCCATGAAACCTGGTCGGCCATTGCTATCGTACTGATCCTTGGTGGTGCGCTGGGTAATGTATACGATCGGGTTGTGCACGGTTACGTTGTCGACTTCCTGCATTTTTACTGGCAGGACTGGCATTTTCCCGCATTTAATCTGGCCGATACAGCCATTACCATAGGTGCAGCCATGATGATTCTTGATATGTTCCGCAAGCCTGCTGATTCCGGCCCGCCTGCGAACGGGAGCGAATAA
- the ileS gene encoding isoleucine--tRNA ligase: MSDYKHTLNLPETAFPMRGNLAKREPEMLKRWQDLNVYANLRQQREGREKFILHDGPPYANGSIHIGHAVNKILKDMIVKSRGFMGFDAPYVPGWDCHGLPIEHKVEQEIGKAGVKVDYKTFRQACRDYATKQIAGQKADFIRLGVMGEWDKPYLTMDPKVEAGIVRALGKIVAKGHLVRGYRPVYWSVVGQSALAEAEVEYQDKTSTQIDVRFTAVDQGKALALFGTDKGEGDVSVVIWTTTPWTIPANQAVSLNADLDYALVQVDAGNGPERMILAAAMVEGVMARWDVADFEVLGTCLGADLEHLSLHHPIYDKQVPVILGDHVSIDAGTGAVHTAPDHGMEDFVVGKIYGIGTLNLVQADGTYTSATGEFAGIHVYKADDPVCDALAREGKLVRKEKFRHSFPHCWRTKTPLIYRATPQWFISMEKENLRADALEAIKGVRWIPAWGQSRIEAMIRQSPDWCVSRQRTWGVPITLFIHKETQELHPDTQNLIEKVAQAIETGGIDAWYEIDTRELLGDDADHYEKVLDTLDVWFDSGVTHESVLRVRPELGQFPADLYLEGSDQHRGWFQSSLKTSIAMNGVAPYRQVLTHGFTVDGKGLKMSKSLGNVIAPQEVMNELGADILRLWVSATDYSGEMTVSKDILRQTADGYRRIRNTSRFLMSNLTGFDPKQHMVAPDEMIALDRWMVDRAQQLQNELHEDYQNYDFLRIYQKVYSFCEATLGGFYLDIIKDRQYTTQADSLARRSCQTALYHVAEALVRWIAPILSFTADEIWQHLPGERGDTVFYETWYEGLTELPENAELGRDYWRRIYGVKEAVNKRLEEARARGEIKGSLSAEVTLYCEGDLAADLEFLGEELRFVLITSEATVRPVSEAGSAEMTSYEGLRVKVTPATYAKCERCWHHREDVGASAEHEDLCGRCITNVEGPGETRSFA; encoded by the coding sequence ATGAGCGACTATAAGCACACTCTGAATCTGCCGGAAACCGCGTTTCCCATGCGCGGCAACCTGGCCAAGCGCGAGCCCGAGATGCTCAAGCGGTGGCAGGATCTGAACGTTTACGCCAACCTGCGCCAGCAGCGCGAAGGGCGTGAAAAGTTCATCCTTCACGATGGCCCTCCCTATGCCAACGGCAGCATTCACATTGGTCATGCGGTCAACAAGATTCTGAAGGATATGATCGTGAAATCCCGCGGCTTCATGGGCTTTGATGCGCCCTATGTGCCGGGCTGGGATTGCCATGGACTGCCGATTGAACACAAAGTTGAGCAGGAGATTGGCAAGGCCGGTGTGAAGGTCGACTACAAAACCTTCCGCCAGGCATGCCGCGACTACGCCACTAAACAGATTGCCGGCCAGAAAGCCGACTTTATCCGCCTCGGTGTGATGGGTGAGTGGGACAAGCCCTACCTCACCATGGATCCGAAAGTCGAAGCCGGCATTGTTCGGGCGCTAGGCAAGATTGTCGCCAAGGGCCATCTGGTGCGTGGTTACAGGCCGGTTTACTGGAGTGTGGTGGGTCAGTCCGCACTGGCAGAAGCCGAAGTAGAATACCAGGACAAAACGTCAACGCAGATTGATGTGCGTTTTACGGCGGTCGATCAGGGCAAAGCCCTGGCGCTGTTTGGCACCGACAAAGGCGAAGGCGACGTTTCCGTGGTTATCTGGACCACCACGCCCTGGACCATCCCTGCGAACCAGGCTGTGTCGCTCAATGCCGATCTTGACTACGCGCTGGTTCAGGTTGATGCCGGCAACGGTCCCGAGCGCATGATTCTGGCGGCGGCCATGGTTGAAGGCGTTATGGCGCGCTGGGATGTTGCGGATTTTGAAGTGCTGGGCACCTGTCTGGGTGCCGATCTTGAGCACCTGTCCTTGCATCACCCGATCTACGACAAGCAGGTTCCGGTGATTCTCGGTGACCACGTCTCTATTGATGCGGGCACCGGCGCCGTGCACACAGCCCCCGATCACGGTATGGAAGATTTTGTCGTCGGCAAAATCTACGGCATCGGCACGTTGAACCTGGTTCAGGCCGATGGCACTTACACCAGCGCTACCGGTGAGTTTGCAGGTATTCATGTCTATAAGGCGGATGATCCGGTTTGCGACGCTCTTGCGCGCGAAGGCAAATTGGTTCGCAAGGAAAAATTCCGCCACAGCTTTCCCCATTGCTGGCGCACCAAAACGCCGCTGATCTACCGCGCGACGCCGCAATGGTTTATCAGCATGGAGAAAGAAAACCTCCGTGCAGACGCACTGGAAGCCATCAAGGGTGTGCGCTGGATTCCTGCCTGGGGCCAGAGCCGTATTGAGGCCATGATCCGGCAGTCTCCGGACTGGTGTGTCTCACGCCAGCGTACCTGGGGCGTGCCGATTACCCTGTTTATTCATAAAGAAACCCAGGAACTGCATCCGGACACCCAGAACCTGATTGAGAAAGTGGCCCAGGCTATCGAAACCGGGGGCATCGATGCCTGGTACGAGATCGATACCCGCGAATTGCTGGGTGATGATGCAGACCACTACGAAAAAGTTCTGGATACACTGGATGTGTGGTTCGATTCCGGCGTTACCCACGAGTCTGTGTTGCGCGTACGCCCGGAGCTGGGCCAGTTCCCCGCTGATTTGTATCTGGAGGGCTCTGACCAGCATCGTGGCTGGTTCCAGTCTTCGCTGAAAACGTCCATCGCAATGAACGGTGTGGCGCCATACCGGCAGGTGCTCACCCACGGCTTTACCGTGGATGGCAAGGGCCTCAAAATGTCCAAGTCGCTGGGTAACGTGATTGCGCCTCAGGAAGTCATGAACGAGCTGGGTGCCGACATTCTCCGCTTGTGGGTTTCAGCGACCGATTACAGCGGCGAAATGACGGTTTCCAAGGACATCCTGCGGCAGACCGCAGACGGATACCGCCGTATCCGCAACACCTCGCGCTTCCTGATGAGCAACCTCACAGGCTTTGATCCGAAGCAGCATATGGTCGCTCCGGATGAGATGATTGCGCTGGATCGGTGGATGGTGGATCGCGCTCAGCAGCTGCAGAACGAGCTGCATGAGGACTACCAGAATTACGACTTCCTGCGGATTTACCAGAAAGTGTACAGCTTCTGTGAAGCCACCCTGGGCGGCTTTTATCTCGATATTATCAAGGATCGCCAGTACACCACCCAGGCGGATAGCCTGGCACGGCGCTCTTGCCAGACCGCGCTTTACCATGTGGCCGAGGCCCTGGTGCGCTGGATTGCGCCCATCCTGAGCTTCACAGCGGATGAAATCTGGCAGCACTTGCCGGGAGAGCGCGGTGACACTGTGTTCTATGAAACCTGGTACGAAGGCCTTACAGAACTTCCAGAAAATGCCGAACTGGGCCGCGATTACTGGCGCCGGATATACGGTGTGAAAGAAGCCGTAAACAAGCGCCTGGAAGAAGCCCGAGCCCGCGGCGAAATCAAGGGATCACTGAGCGCCGAAGTCACGCTTTATTGCGAGGGCGATCTGGCAGCTGACCTGGAGTTCCTTGGAGAAGAGCTCCGCTTTGTGCTGATCACTTCCGAAGCAACCGTGCGACCAGTATCGGAAGCCGGTAGCGCCGAGATGACCAGCTACGAAGGCCTGCGGGTAAAAGTGACGCCGGCGACGTATGCGAAATGCGAGCGTTGCTGGCACCACCGGGAAGATGTGGGTGCTAGCGCCGAACACGAAGATTTGTGTGGCCGCTGTATCACCAATGTGGAAGGGCCGGGTGAAACCCGCTCGTTTGCCTGA
- the ribF gene encoding bifunctional riboflavin kinase/FAD synthetase, producing the protein MRLIRSLTNLKMLSRQVDSPLAEGCVATIGNFDGVHLGHQTIIDQVKSKARALNLPSVVMVFEPQPREFFQGMEAPPRLMGFRQKLEALLAADIDIVLCLKFDETFRSYSAMGFIDDVLIDGLAVRHLVVGDDFRFGCDRAGDFALLEKVGRTAGFSVENTRTVTVAGERISSTRIRNLMLEDRLEKAESLLGRPYRIRGRVVYGRQLGRRIGSPTANVLLRQMPALRGVYVVSVTLENGTTQDGIANIGLRPTVDGKQPALEVHLFDFTGTLYGQHIDVVFRHGLRDEEKFDSIDALKAQIARDFDAARAWLAEHH; encoded by the coding sequence ATGCGTCTGATCCGGAGCCTGACCAACCTGAAAATGCTTTCCAGGCAGGTGGATTCTCCGCTGGCGGAGGGCTGTGTTGCCACCATCGGCAACTTTGACGGCGTTCATCTGGGCCATCAAACCATTATCGATCAGGTGAAAAGCAAAGCCCGCGCTTTGAACTTGCCCTCGGTTGTCATGGTTTTTGAGCCTCAACCAAGGGAGTTCTTCCAGGGCATGGAGGCGCCGCCCCGGCTGATGGGGTTCCGGCAAAAACTGGAGGCTTTGCTCGCGGCGGACATTGATATCGTGCTGTGCCTCAAATTCGATGAAACCTTTCGCAGTTATTCCGCCATGGGCTTTATCGACGATGTTCTCATTGACGGGCTGGCGGTGCGTCACCTCGTCGTAGGTGATGATTTCCGCTTCGGTTGTGACCGGGCCGGGGACTTTGCGCTACTGGAGAAGGTGGGCAGAACCGCCGGTTTTTCAGTGGAAAATACCCGCACCGTAACCGTTGCGGGCGAGCGTATAAGCAGCACGCGAATCCGCAACCTTATGTTGGAAGACCGGCTGGAAAAAGCAGAGTCTCTGTTGGGGCGCCCGTATCGCATTCGGGGCCGGGTAGTTTATGGTCGGCAGCTGGGGCGCCGTATCGGATCGCCCACCGCGAATGTCCTGCTTCGGCAGATGCCTGCCTTACGGGGCGTTTATGTGGTTAGCGTTACGCTTGAAAACGGAACGACTCAGGACGGCATTGCCAACATCGGCCTGCGCCCGACGGTTGATGGCAAACAGCCAGCACTGGAAGTGCACCTGTTTGACTTTACTGGCACACTTTACGGCCAGCATATTGACGTTGTTTTCCGCCACGGACTGCGGGATGAAGAAAAGTTTGACTCTATCGACGCGCTGAAAGCGCAGATTGCCAGAGATTTCGACGCCGCACGAGCGTGGCTGGCAGAACATCACTGA
- the murJ gene encoding murein biosynthesis integral membrane protein MurJ, whose translation MSSQPETSPEKQPPARAPGLLRSSGLVGVMTMLSRVLGLVRDMVIARYFGAGAGADAFFVAFKIPNFLRRLFAEGAFSQAFVPVLSSYRENHPVSDVKRLVDAVAGSLGLVLLGITLVAMLGAPLLTAVFAPGFLGDDVKFALTSDMLRITFPYLLMISLTAFAGGILNSYDRFAVPAFTPVLLNLAMIGAAVYLSPLMSEPVMALAWGVFIAGALQLFFQLPFLMRLGLMPRPRVDYQHEGVSRILKLMVPALFGVSVSQINLLLDTVLASFLQTGSVSWLYYSDRLSELPLGVFGIAIATVILPSLSRKHAAASTDQFAATLDWAVRAVLIIGVPSALALGLLAEPLIATLFHYGEVTDRDVAMSAQSLRAYSAGLLAFMVIKVLAPGFFARQDTRTPVKIGIIAMMANMVFNLALIVPLAHAGLALATSMSAWLNAVLLWRGLKRQGAWQSQPGWPKFLAQIGLANSVMVGIILWLNMPVMRWLSADGIERSQHMGMLVVAGGGAYFVVLALAGVRVRHFRQR comes from the coding sequence ATGTCATCGCAACCCGAAACATCACCGGAAAAACAGCCACCTGCCAGAGCGCCCGGCCTGCTTCGGTCTTCCGGCCTGGTAGGCGTGATGACCATGCTTTCGCGGGTTCTGGGCCTGGTGCGGGATATGGTGATTGCGCGCTATTTTGGCGCTGGTGCCGGGGCCGATGCTTTTTTCGTAGCTTTCAAAATACCCAATTTTTTACGCCGGCTTTTCGCCGAAGGAGCATTCTCTCAGGCGTTTGTACCCGTACTTTCGTCCTACCGCGAGAACCACCCGGTCTCCGATGTAAAGCGGTTGGTAGATGCGGTTGCCGGTTCTCTCGGGCTTGTTCTGCTAGGTATCACTCTGGTTGCTATGCTCGGCGCGCCGCTTCTGACGGCCGTCTTTGCCCCTGGCTTTCTGGGCGATGATGTCAAATTCGCGCTGACCAGCGACATGCTGCGCATCACTTTCCCATATTTACTGATGATTTCCCTGACGGCGTTTGCCGGCGGTATTCTCAACAGTTACGATCGTTTTGCTGTGCCTGCTTTTACGCCGGTTTTGCTGAATCTGGCGATGATCGGTGCTGCCGTCTATCTCTCGCCGTTAATGAGCGAGCCGGTTATGGCTCTGGCGTGGGGTGTGTTCATTGCCGGCGCGCTTCAGTTGTTTTTTCAGTTGCCGTTCCTGATGCGATTGGGGCTTATGCCCCGGCCGCGGGTTGATTATCAGCATGAAGGTGTCAGCCGCATCCTCAAACTGATGGTGCCGGCGCTATTCGGTGTGTCTGTCAGTCAGATCAACCTTCTGCTGGATACGGTTCTGGCGTCGTTCCTGCAAACCGGAAGTGTATCCTGGCTATATTATTCGGACCGGCTTTCCGAGTTGCCCCTGGGTGTATTCGGAATTGCCATCGCGACGGTGATTTTGCCGAGCCTGTCCCGCAAACACGCCGCAGCCTCCACTGACCAGTTTGCGGCTACGCTGGACTGGGCTGTCCGTGCTGTGCTGATTATCGGGGTTCCCTCTGCTCTGGCGTTAGGGCTGTTGGCTGAACCGTTAATCGCGACCTTGTTTCATTATGGTGAGGTCACCGACAGGGATGTGGCCATGTCGGCCCAGAGCTTGCGGGCGTACTCCGCCGGGCTGCTCGCCTTTATGGTTATCAAGGTGCTGGCGCCGGGTTTTTTTGCGCGCCAGGATACCCGTACGCCGGTGAAAATCGGGATCATTGCGATGATGGCCAACATGGTTTTCAATCTGGCCCTCATCGTGCCGCTGGCCCATGCGGGTCTGGCGCTGGCCACCTCGATGTCCGCGTGGCTTAACGCAGTTTTGCTCTGGCGTGGGCTTAAGCGCCAGGGTGCCTGGCAAAGCCAGCCCGGCTGGCCAAAATTTCTCGCCCAGATCGGTCTGGCGAACTCGGTTATGGTTGGCATTATCCTCTGGCTGAATATGCCGGTTATGCGCTGGCTGTCGGCGGACGGCATCGAGCGTTCTCAGCATATGGGTATGCTGGTTGTGGCTGGCGGTGGTGCCTACTTTGTTGTTCTGGCGCTGGCTGGGGTGCGGGTAAGACATTTTCGCCAGAGGTAA
- the rpsT gene encoding 30S ribosomal protein S20 has protein sequence MANTPQAKKRARQNENSRKHNASLRSMTRTYMKKVQTQIESGNYEEAQAAFKTAQPIMDGMVNKGIFTKNKVARQKSRMSAKIKALKSA, from the coding sequence GTGGCAAATACCCCGCAAGCCAAAAAGCGCGCACGTCAGAACGAGAACAGCCGCAAGCACAACGCAAGCCTTCGCTCTATGACCCGCACTTACATGAAAAAAGTGCAGACCCAGATTGAGTCCGGCAACTACGAGGAAGCTCAGGCCGCCTTCAAAACTGCCCAGCCTATTATGGACGGCATGGTCAACAAGGGCATTTTTACCAAGAACAAAGTTGCCCGCCAGAAGAGCCGCATGAGCGCCAAAATCAAAGCGCTGAAGAGTGCCTGA
- the proB gene encoding glutamate 5-kinase, protein MTERAQLSQARRLVVKIGSALLTNDGRGLDVPALGLWVDQMAALVEQGVELVVVSSGSVAEGMSRLGWKKRPEQLHELQAAAAVGQMGLVQTWEAEFKRHGIHTAQILLTHDDLSDRKRYLNGRSTLRALLDFGVVPIVNENDTVVTDEIRFGDNDTLGALVANVVEADGLIILTDQLGLFDKDPRKNPDASLVTERFAGDRELDAMAGGSAGVLGRGGMQTKLRAARLAARSGAFTVVVGGRIEGVLTRLRQGEVLGTLLLPEQGRIAARKQWLASHLQTRGRLTLDDGAVKVLRLGGRSLLPVGVKAVTGQFRRGEMVSCVDQKGNEIARGLVNYSAGEAGAIAGRSSNSIADILGYISDEEMIHRDNMVIV, encoded by the coding sequence ATGACTGAACGCGCCCAGCTGTCTCAGGCGCGCCGCCTGGTGGTGAAAATAGGAAGTGCCCTTCTGACTAATGATGGCCGTGGCCTGGATGTGCCAGCGTTAGGGCTCTGGGTGGATCAGATGGCGGCGTTGGTTGAGCAGGGCGTTGAGTTGGTTGTGGTGTCTTCAGGTTCGGTGGCGGAGGGTATGAGCCGCCTGGGTTGGAAGAAGCGCCCGGAGCAATTGCATGAATTGCAGGCTGCGGCCGCTGTAGGTCAGATGGGGCTGGTGCAGACCTGGGAGGCGGAGTTCAAGCGCCACGGCATCCATACCGCCCAGATTCTGCTGACCCACGATGATCTTTCCGACCGCAAGCGTTACCTGAATGGGCGTAGTACGCTCAGGGCGCTGCTGGATTTTGGTGTTGTACCGATCGTGAATGAAAACGATACGGTGGTTACCGACGAGATTCGCTTCGGTGATAACGACACCCTGGGGGCTCTGGTTGCCAATGTGGTCGAGGCTGACGGTTTGATTATCCTGACCGATCAGCTTGGTTTGTTTGATAAAGATCCGCGTAAAAATCCGGATGCGAGCCTGGTGACAGAGCGATTCGCCGGTGATCGGGAGCTGGATGCCATGGCCGGCGGCAGCGCCGGAGTTCTTGGTCGCGGTGGGATGCAAACCAAGCTTCGCGCTGCGCGCCTGGCTGCGCGATCCGGGGCATTCACGGTGGTTGTGGGCGGGCGCATTGAAGGTGTTCTTACCCGGCTGCGTCAGGGTGAGGTTCTTGGCACGCTGCTGCTTCCTGAGCAGGGTCGCATCGCGGCGCGAAAGCAGTGGCTGGCCAGCCACCTGCAAACCCGGGGCAGGCTGACCCTCGATGACGGTGCGGTGAAGGTGCTTCGCCTGGGTGGACGCAGTCTTCTCCCGGTCGGTGTTAAAGCTGTGACAGGGCAGTTCCGTCGTGGCGAGATGGTGTCTTGTGTCGATCAGAAGGGTAACGAGATAGCGCGCGGGCTGGTGAACTACAGTGCAGGCGAGGCTGGGGCGATAGCGGGTCGCTCAAGCAACAGCATCGCAGACATTCTGGGTTATATTTCCGACGAAGAGATGATTCACCGGGATAATATGGTGATTGTCTGA